A section of the Streptomyces sp. SLBN-118 genome encodes:
- a CDS encoding hemolysin family protein, with the protein MTAIQLLIGLLTLVVNAFFVGAEFAMISVRRSQIEPEAEAGNRSARSVLWGLEHVSALLAAAQLGITLCTLVLGIVAEPAIAHLLEPVFDALGVAHGLIHPISFVIALSLATYLHMLLGEMVPKNIALAEPARSALLLGPPLVALARALRPVIFTVNALANGLLKLLRVETRDEVTATYSDDELARLVRDAGEAGLLDDRSAERLRDALELGRRPVRDVVMPVERVVYAQVGTTPEQLEMLAAESGFSRFPVVDPGGPILGYLHVKDALDTTPRDVPFPVTALRPIARVRAATPLDDVLTAMRRSRTHLAAVLDEDGTPEGLVTMEDVLRELVGRPR; encoded by the coding sequence ATGACCGCGATACAGCTCCTCATCGGCCTGCTCACCCTGGTCGTCAACGCCTTCTTCGTCGGTGCGGAGTTCGCCATGATCTCCGTACGCCGCAGTCAGATCGAACCGGAGGCGGAAGCCGGGAACCGCAGTGCGCGCAGCGTCCTGTGGGGCCTGGAGCATGTCTCGGCCCTGCTTGCCGCAGCGCAGCTCGGCATCACCCTGTGCACTCTGGTGCTCGGCATCGTCGCCGAGCCCGCCATCGCGCATCTCCTGGAGCCTGTGTTCGACGCGCTGGGTGTGGCACACGGCCTGATCCATCCGATCTCGTTCGTGATCGCACTGTCGCTCGCGACGTATCTGCACATGCTGCTCGGCGAGATGGTGCCGAAGAACATCGCACTGGCCGAGCCCGCGCGCAGCGCGCTGCTGCTCGGCCCGCCGCTGGTCGCGCTGGCCCGGGCGCTGCGTCCGGTGATCTTCACGGTCAACGCCCTCGCCAACGGGCTGCTCAAACTGCTCCGGGTGGAGACCAGGGACGAGGTGACGGCGACCTACTCGGACGACGAGCTGGCGCGGCTGGTCCGGGACGCAGGGGAGGCCGGTCTGCTCGACGACCGCTCGGCCGAGCGGTTGCGCGACGCCCTGGAGCTGGGGCGCCGGCCCGTACGCGATGTGGTGATGCCGGTCGAGCGGGTGGTGTACGCGCAGGTCGGAACGACGCCTGAGCAATTGGAGATGCTGGCGGCCGAGTCCGGGTTCTCCCGCTTCCCGGTGGTGGACCCGGGCGGGCCGATCCTTGGCTATCTCCATGTGAAGGACGCGCTGGACACGACTCCGCGCGATGTGCCGTTCCCCGTCACGGCGCTGCGCCCGATCGCGCGGGTACGGGCGGCGACGCCGCTGGACGACGTACTGACCGCGATGCGGCGCAGCCGTACTCATCTGGCGGCGGTGCTGGACGAGGACGGCACGCCGGAGGGGCTTGTGACGATGGAGGACGTGCTGCGGGAACTGGTGGGCAGGCCCCGCTAG
- a CDS encoding holin — protein MAGSDGVLILPPVFRSDAFRSCPEHVHRRLLESHRGARRAHFAQSLVAILTAGATNLFDVEWQAAVATAGVATLLAVLTAIGAAEAGRPGPGLNETTERVATAPSTAATTAPATGTS, from the coding sequence CTGGCTGGCAGCGACGGCGTTCTAATACTGCCGCCGGTCTTTCGGAGCGACGCGTTCCGCAGTTGTCCAGAGCATGTTCACCGCAGACTTCTGGAAAGCCACCGCGGAGCGCGCCGTGCGCACTTCGCCCAGTCCCTGGTCGCCATCCTGACCGCCGGTGCCACGAACCTTTTCGACGTCGAATGGCAGGCCGCCGTCGCCACAGCGGGCGTTGCCACGCTCCTCGCCGTACTCACCGCGATCGGCGCGGCCGAAGCCGGACGGCCCGGCCCGGGTCTCAACGAGACCACGGAACGGGTCGCCACCGCGCCGAGCACCGCGGCCACCACCGCTCCCGCCACCGGGACGAGCTAG
- a CDS encoding maleylpyruvate isomerase family mycothiol-dependent enzyme: MSDALLNALAEALADLVTTIDTCDEDVLGPDTAVKWLENTGFLLGRLSPGDRRTLSALVRQCAARRPGGAWRDDLLRIPERFGLDDDEHELYCDSVEYLERRFVETVRDVDPATLLPTCPGWTLADLVKHRGATHRWMEHLVRTRAAERVWSRDVSLELPDDPRAYPQWFARSAEATLRTLRAVDPDTPMWSHGADQRVRFFPRRLLFEAVVHLADAELALGLQPRISAGTAADGIEEFLENLPYYSWIAEPVAALADGSVRLTAGDTGAAWTITFGDGGYAWTKSARVASAGVEATAGDLLLLVYGRHRADDARFSISGDRAVLDAWLAATAF; the protein is encoded by the coding sequence GTGAGTGACGCGCTACTGAACGCGCTGGCCGAGGCGCTGGCCGATCTGGTGACCACGATCGACACCTGTGACGAAGACGTTCTGGGCCCCGACACCGCTGTGAAATGGCTGGAGAACACCGGCTTTCTGCTCGGGCGCCTCTCGCCCGGGGACCGCCGGACCCTCTCCGCGCTGGTGCGCCAGTGCGCCGCCCGCCGGCCCGGGGGAGCCTGGCGGGACGATCTGCTGCGGATCCCCGAGCGCTTCGGTCTCGACGACGACGAGCACGAGCTGTACTGCGACTCGGTCGAGTATCTGGAGCGCCGGTTCGTCGAGACCGTACGGGACGTGGACCCGGCCACGCTCCTTCCCACCTGCCCCGGCTGGACCCTCGCCGACCTCGTCAAGCACCGGGGCGCAACGCATCGCTGGATGGAGCATCTCGTGCGGACCCGGGCCGCCGAGCGCGTCTGGTCACGGGACGTCTCACTCGAACTTCCCGACGACCCAAGGGCCTATCCGCAGTGGTTCGCCCGTAGCGCCGAAGCCACGCTGAGGACGCTGCGCGCCGTCGACCCGGACACGCCGATGTGGTCCCACGGAGCCGATCAGCGGGTGCGTTTCTTCCCGCGGCGGCTGCTCTTCGAAGCCGTCGTCCACCTCGCCGACGCCGAACTCGCACTGGGCCTTCAGCCGCGCATCTCAGCGGGCACCGCCGCCGACGGCATTGAGGAGTTCCTGGAGAACCTCCCGTACTACTCCTGGATCGCCGAGCCGGTCGCCGCCCTCGCGGACGGCTCGGTAAGGCTGACGGCCGGGGACACCGGTGCCGCCTGGACGATCACCTTCGGGGACGGAGGCTACGCCTGGACCAAGAGCGCCCGGGTAGCCTCGGCCGGCGTCGAGGCAACGGCGGGCGATCTGCTGCTGCTCGTCTACGGACGCCACCGCGCCGACGACGCACGCTTCTCGATCAGCGGCGATCGCGCCGTTCTCGACGCCTGGCTGGCAGCGACGGCGTTCTAA
- a CDS encoding SGNH/GDSL hydrolase family protein yields MEMNANYTSFVAVGDSFTEGMSDLQPDGSYRGWADLLAGRMAARTEGFRYANLAVRGKLIGQIVDEQVDVAASMRADVVTLVGGLNDTLRPRCDMGRVRGLLEEAVGKLTPSCRQLVLMRSPGRNGPVMERFRPRMEELFGYVDELAARHGALVVDLYGADVLGDQRMWDVDRLHLTAEGHRRVAEAVWQTLGHDAEEDWRALLPSAVRPGWAARRVGDLRFARQYLGPWIGRRLTGRSSGDGRPAKRPELLPYVDPRS; encoded by the coding sequence ATGGAGATGAATGCTAATTACACTAGTTTTGTCGCGGTCGGTGATTCCTTTACCGAAGGCATGTCCGACCTTCAGCCCGACGGTTCCTACCGCGGCTGGGCAGATCTGCTCGCAGGCCGGATGGCCGCGCGCACTGAGGGATTCCGGTACGCGAATCTCGCCGTCCGCGGAAAGCTCATCGGCCAGATCGTGGACGAGCAGGTGGACGTGGCAGCCTCCATGCGGGCCGATGTGGTCACCCTGGTGGGCGGGCTCAATGACACCTTGCGCCCCCGGTGCGACATGGGCAGGGTCCGCGGCCTCCTGGAGGAGGCCGTCGGGAAACTCACGCCGTCCTGCCGTCAGCTGGTCCTGATGCGCAGCCCCGGCCGCAACGGTCCGGTGATGGAACGCTTCCGGCCGCGTATGGAGGAGCTGTTCGGCTACGTCGACGAACTGGCCGCCCGCCACGGCGCCCTGGTGGTGGACCTGTACGGCGCCGACGTGCTCGGCGACCAGCGGATGTGGGACGTGGACCGGCTGCATCTGACGGCCGAGGGGCACAGGCGCGTCGCCGAGGCGGTCTGGCAGACCCTCGGGCACGACGCGGAGGAGGACTGGCGAGCGCTGCTCCCGTCTGCTGTGCGGCCGGGCTGGGCGGCGCGGCGGGTCGGCGACCTGCGGTTCGCACGCCAATATCTGGGGCCGTGGATCGGGCGGCGGTTGACGGGCCGCTCATCGGGCGACGGCCGTCCGGCCAAGCGGCCCGAGCTGCTGCCGTACGTGGATCCGCGTTCGTAG
- the purB gene encoding adenylosuccinate lyase: MTAKPRIPNVLAGRYASAELAVLWSPEQKVKLERQLWLAVLRAQKDLGIEVPEAAIADYDRVLDQVDLASIAEREKVTRHDVKARIEEFNALAGHEQVHKGMTSRDLTENVEQLQIRLSLELMRDRTVAVLARLGKLSGEYAELVMAGRSHNVAAQATTLGKRFATAADELLVAYGRLEDLLGRHPLRGIKGPVGTAQDMLDLLGGDAAKLAELEQRIAGHLGFAHAFTSVGQVYPRSLDYDVVSALVQLAAAPSSVAKTIRLMAGHELVTEGFKPGQVGSSAMPHKMNTRSCERVNGLMVILRGYASMTGELAGDQWNEGDVSCSVVRRVALPDAFFAFDGLLETFLTVLDEFGAFPAVVARELDRYLPFLATTKVLMGAVRAGVGRELAHEAIKENAVASALAMREQGAERNELLDKLAADERIPLDRAQLDALMADKLSFTGAAADQVAAVVSRIEEIVKQHPEAAGYTPGSIL; encoded by the coding sequence GTGACAGCCAAGCCCCGCATCCCCAATGTCCTGGCCGGCCGCTACGCCTCCGCGGAGCTGGCCGTCCTGTGGTCCCCCGAGCAGAAGGTGAAGCTGGAGCGTCAGCTCTGGCTCGCGGTCCTGCGCGCCCAGAAGGACCTCGGCATCGAGGTGCCCGAGGCCGCCATCGCCGACTACGACCGGGTGCTCGACCAGGTCGACCTGGCATCGATCGCCGAGCGCGAGAAGGTGACCCGCCACGATGTGAAGGCGCGCATCGAGGAGTTCAACGCGCTGGCGGGCCATGAGCAGGTCCACAAGGGCATGACGTCTCGCGATCTGACCGAGAACGTCGAGCAGCTGCAGATCCGGCTTTCGCTTGAGCTGATGCGCGACCGCACGGTCGCGGTACTCGCCCGGCTCGGCAAGCTCTCGGGTGAGTACGCCGAGCTGGTGATGGCCGGACGCTCGCACAATGTCGCCGCGCAGGCCACGACGCTTGGCAAGCGCTTCGCGACCGCGGCCGACGAACTGCTCGTGGCGTACGGACGCCTCGAAGATCTGCTGGGCCGCCACCCGCTGCGCGGCATCAAGGGCCCGGTCGGCACCGCGCAGGACATGCTCGACCTGCTCGGCGGCGACGCCGCCAAGCTCGCCGAGCTCGAGCAGCGCATCGCCGGGCATCTCGGCTTCGCGCACGCCTTCACCTCGGTCGGTCAGGTCTACCCCCGTTCCCTCGACTACGACGTGGTCTCCGCGCTGGTGCAGTTGGCCGCCGCGCCCTCCTCCGTCGCCAAGACGATCCGGCTGATGGCCGGGCACGAGCTCGTCACCGAGGGCTTCAAGCCCGGCCAGGTCGGCTCCTCGGCGATGCCGCACAAGATGAATACCCGCTCCTGCGAGCGCGTCAACGGCCTGATGGTCATCCTCCGCGGCTACGCCTCGATGACCGGCGAGCTGGCGGGCGACCAGTGGAACGAGGGCGATGTCTCCTGCTCCGTGGTGCGCCGGGTCGCGCTGCCGGACGCGTTCTTCGCCTTCGACGGTCTCCTGGAGACCTTCCTGACCGTGCTCGACGAGTTCGGCGCCTTCCCCGCCGTGGTCGCCCGCGAACTGGACCGCTACCTCCCCTTCCTCGCCACCACCAAGGTGCTGATGGGTGCCGTACGGGCCGGGGTCGGCCGCGAGCTCGCTCACGAGGCCATCAAGGAGAACGCGGTCGCGTCGGCGCTGGCGATGCGGGAGCAGGGTGCCGAGCGCAATGAACTGCTCGACAAGCTGGCCGCGGACGAGCGGATTCCGCTGGATCGGGCGCAGTTGGACGCCCTGATGGCCGACAAGCTCTCGTTCACGGGGGCCGCGGCCGACCAGGTGGCGGCCGTGGTCTCCAGGATCGAGGAGATCGTCAAGCAGCACCCGGAGGCCGCCGGCTACACCCCGGGGTCGATCCTCTGA
- the mug gene encoding G/U mismatch-specific DNA glycosylase, translated as MTPEELEAARDRIVPDVVAGGLSVLFCGINPGLMTAATGHHFARPGNRFWPVLHLSGFTPRQFKPAEQEELLGHRLGITNVVARATARADELSDEEFREGGRLLTAKVQRLRPRWLAVVGVTAYRTAFGEKKARIGRQERTIGETNIWALPNPSGLNAHWTAQTMAEEFGRLREAAEAERDG; from the coding sequence CTGACCCCCGAGGAGTTGGAGGCCGCTCGCGATCGCATCGTCCCGGATGTGGTCGCGGGCGGGCTCTCCGTGCTGTTCTGCGGTATCAACCCGGGCCTGATGACCGCGGCGACGGGCCATCACTTCGCCCGGCCGGGCAACCGCTTCTGGCCGGTGCTGCATCTGTCGGGCTTCACACCACGGCAGTTCAAGCCCGCCGAACAGGAAGAACTGCTCGGGCACCGATTGGGTATCACCAATGTGGTGGCCAGGGCGACTGCTCGCGCCGACGAACTGAGCGACGAGGAGTTCCGCGAGGGCGGTCGGCTGCTGACGGCCAAGGTCCAGCGGCTGCGTCCGCGATGGCTGGCGGTCGTCGGCGTCACCGCCTACCGCACGGCCTTCGGCGAGAAGAAGGCCCGGATCGGGCGGCAGGAGCGCACGATCGGTGAGACGAATATCTGGGCGCTGCCCAACCCGAGCGGGCTCAACGCACATTGGACCGCGCAGACGATGGCCGAGGAGTTCGGCCGGTTGCGCGAGGCAGCGGAAGCTGAAAGGGACGGTTAA